The Hypomesus transpacificus isolate Combined female unplaced genomic scaffold, fHypTra1 scaffold_152, whole genome shotgun sequence genome includes a window with the following:
- the LOC124488666 gene encoding uncharacterized protein LOC124488666 yields the protein MQKLQDIFTSAEGQSASEAPSTSTSWSLRQSAAQEEWRKARSYHLSSLLSCNVFPERNCIHCTSPAIIRCRDCMPEEWLCMDCDIRIHAKLALHNRESCIDGIYKPIDPTDGCMQKDGRYTLFRQVRLLPTERPVQLCTCGPANIAESAGRAIILVCINGRYDLHLPHLLCRSCLAQWTPDRSDLIRSGYWPASVNADTLFAVDSLWVFSTFEEMKTVAPGLSRQAFANVGEEDMSLWKGWENTWRRIPTEFHVVHILPVPM from the exons ATGCAGAAACTGCAGGACATTTTTACTTCAGCAGAAGGTCAAAGTGCAAGTGAGGCGCCTTCAACGTCCACATCATGGAGCTTGCGCCAATCAGCAGCCCAAGAGGAGTGGCGGAAAGCAAGGTCTTATCACCTTAGCTCCTTGCTGTCCTGCAATGTGTTTCCAGAGAGAAACTGCATCCACTGCACATCTCCTGCCATCATTCGCTGCAGAGACTGCATGCCAGAGGAGTGGCTATGTATGGATTGTGACATCCGCATCCATGCAAAACTTGCACTCCATAACAGGGAGTCCTGCATCGATGGGATTTACAAGCCCATTGACCCAACAGATGGCTGTATGCAAAAAGATGGCAGATACACACTGTTCAGACAAG TACGTCTACTGCCTACTGAGAGACCTGTCCAGTTGTGCACTTGTGGCCCTGCAAACATTGCAGAATCAGCTGGCAGAGCAATCATTCTGGTTTGCATAAATG GTCGGTATGATTTGCACTTGCCACACTTGCTGTGCAGATCATGTTTGGCACAGTGGACACCTGACAGGAGTGACCTCATTAGAAGTGGGTATTGGCCAGCATCCGTAAATGCTGACACACTGTTTGCTGTGGACAGTCTGTGGGTCTTCAGCACCTTTGAAGAGATGAAAACTGTGGCACCCGGTTTGTCGAGACAAGCTTTTGCGAATGTTGGAGAGGAGGACATGTCACTATGGAAGG GCTGGGAAAATACATGGAGACGTATTCCAACGGAGTTTCATGTTGTACACATTCTGCCAGTACCAATGTGA